Within Gemmatimonadales bacterium, the genomic segment ACCACCTGCCCCACCGCGAGATCGTTGTCGGCCACACATGCCTTTGGCGTGCAGTCTCCCGCGCCGGTCCCCGCGGTGTGATCGCTCGGCAGCTGCAGCAGCACCAGATTCGGCATGCTGTCGCCGGCTTCCCACTGCGCCAGCGATCGCTTGAACATCTGCGCGCGGACCACGTCGGGAACGGCGAGGGTCCACGACGGGAAGTCGCGCACCAGGATGTGATCGAGCGACGGAATCGGCGAAGTGGTGTGAAATGGCGGATCGAGCCGCACTTCGCCGCCGGTGTGGTACTGCGCCAGCAATGCGCTCCGCACCGGGCCGGCGCTCTGGTCGCGCGGCTCGGGAGCGAATTCGCCGAACACCTCGACGCTCTTCCCTTTCGAGATTGCATCGTCCCAGATGAAGCCGCCGTTGGAATACGCCAGCGGATCGGAACCGTCGTAGGGATAGCTGCGTCCCTCATAGAGTGGCCAGAGGGTGTACTCGGTTTCGTTCGCCTGAGTCAGCCACTGATGTCCATCGGCAGAATTGCCGCCTTCGGCGAAGAAGCGGTCGAGCGTGACGAACTGTTCCGAGAGCGCATGGGCGTTGGGCGTGACGCTCCGCCCGTACATCACGAACTGCGAATCGTTGTCGCCTCGCGGGAGATCGCCGAGGATCTGGTCGTAGGTGCGATTCTCGCGGATGATGTAGACGACGTGGTGGATCAGCGACGGTTCGCCGGGGCGTTCGGGAACGGCGCGTGCCGCGACATTGGCCCGCGCCGCAGCAGCACCGGCGCCACTCGCGAGCGGCAGGCGATTGTTCTGCGACACGGCGACGGTGAACGCCGCGAGCTGGCCGCGCGTCGGCACGGGAACGACATTCACCGCACCCCGAACGGCATGAACGTACCGGCCGGTCATTCCGGCATTCGCTCCGGTCCCGGAGCCGACACCGAGCAGCGTGCCGATTGCGAGGTATTTCCCGTCGCCGCTGGCGTCGAGCGTCGACGGATACCACGCCGTCGGAATCATCCCGCGCAGCGACGCTCCTCGTGGTGCCACCGCGACATCATAGATCGCCACGGCGTTGACGCCACCGAGTGCCACGTACAGCGTGGCGCCATCGGGCGAGAGCGCCAGCGCGGTCGGCGCGAGACCCGCCGCGCGCGACCGGAACGGCGCCACGACGATGGAGCCGAGGAGTGAATCACCGCGCGAATCGATGACGGAGATCTCGTCGCTGTTGCCGTCGGTCACGTAGATCCGGTCGCGTCGCTGATCCCAGACGATATCGGTGGGATGGCGCCCGACGGTAATGCGCGATGAGACCTCGCCGGTGCGCAGATCGACGCGAGCCACGGTCCCCGCCATCGCGATCCCGCGGGGATCGATCCGCACCGCTTCGGCGCGCGCTTCGCAGCATTGCTTCGCCGACATCTCGGTTCCCTGCGGCTGCTTGCCGGCGAGTTCGGTGACCCATCCCGTCGCACCATCGTCGGCGATCACGGCACCGAGGGGTGCAACACCGAGTGCCACGGTGCGAATCGGTGCGCCGCTCGCCGCGTTCACGACGGCGAGTTGATCGTCGGCGGTGAGCGGGAGGACCGCGACGCGAACGCCTCCCGCACCGGCACCCGCCGCCACCGCCGGCGAACCCGCCATGTCGTGACCGAATCCACCCAGCGGATGGAGGCCATCCGCACCGATCGCAGTGAGTTGCGCAATCGATCCGGCGTTCGCCGCCGTCCCGGCGAGAGGGTGCGCGCCGGCGGGAACGCGCCCGACCGACGACAGCAGGAAGCGATTCGCGGCGGTATCCGCGGCGATGCCGTAGATCCCGGTGCGGCCACTGATCTTCCAGTGATCGGCGACGCGATTATCGACCCACGCCATCCGATAGACGTCGCTGCCGACCGCGACGACGATCTCGCTCGAGTTGCGAGCGAAGCGCAGGCCGGTCACGCGCCCCTGAAAGACTGTTTCGGCGCCGGCCGGCGTGATCCGCTGATTGGTGGCGATGACACCGGGGTCGGCAACACCGCGTTGCGGCCCCGCTGCCGCCTGAATGCCGTTCTGCGGGATCGAGGCGACCTGGAGGAGGATGTGGAGGATCAGCATCCCTGAACGCTACGACGAAATCCCCGCGAATGCTCCCCCATTGCGAGTCACGGTCGGATCACGCGGACCACGGCCTACGTCGCCGCAGTGGCGACCTGGATCGCGAGCGTCCCTGCCGCGTGCCAGGCGTAAAGCAACGATGCGAGGATGATCGTCAGGTAGACCGCGTCGACCACCCACCAGGTGCGCCGCATCCGTCGCACGTCGGCGTCGATGCCGCGTTGCGCTTCGTGCAGGGTGTACTGGCGCACCATCGCGATGACGATCTGCGCCACTGCGATGAAGGCGAGAAACGCGACCAGCGCGCCGAGGAACTTGAGCAGCTGCGGCATCAAGGTCTTGTCGAGGCCGAGGGATTCGCGTGCCGAGACCATCGCCACCGCGCCGAGCGCCACCACGACGACGAACTTGCCGTAGGTAGCGAAGGCGTCGCGCGCCATCACCGTGCAATAGCGCTCCCGTTCGACCAGGAGCTTGTAGCGTTCGAGGACAAAGCCGTCGTGAAGTTCCACCGGTCATCCCTCCTCGCAGATAATGCGCGGAAACCGGAATCGCCGTAAGGGGCCGCAGTATCAGGAAGAGGGGACGGCGATCGGCCGCCGGCAGGCACTTACGGCGTGGCGGCTGGGCCGGTCTCCGCGATCAGGACGTGCCCGACCGGTCCGTTGCGGAGGCCGTCGGTGCGGTTGGCGAAGAGGCGTTGGTGTATCTCGTCGGGGCCGAGATCGATGACGGTGGAAAAGCCGATCCGGTGGAGCGTCGCCGCCAGCTCTTCCGGCTCGAACCGCGCGATCCACGGCTCCCCATGGCGCGCCACGCGACGTGCGCTCCGCCCGACGAACCATTTCACGAGGAGCGAGAGGTGACGGTCGCTGATCATGTAATCGAAGACGACGCTCGTCCCCGGCGCGCAGCCGGCGATATCGGTCAGGGTCGCGATCACTTCCGATTCGTGCAGATACATCGTCACGCCGAGCCACGTGAAGCAGGCGGGACGATCGAGGGCGAATCCCGCCGCCACGAGCGACGCGATCAGCTTGTCGGTCGTGAAGTCGATCGGCACGTACGTGACGCTCGGCGGAATCGTGATCGATGCGGCGGCGAGCCGCTCGCGCTTCCAGATCTGTGTGGCAGGGTAATCGACTTCGAAGACGCGGAGAGATGGAAAGCGGTCGTGCGAGCGATATGCGAAGGTGTCGAGCCCGGCACCGAGAATCACGTACTGATCGACGCCGCGGGCGACTCCCAGGGCGAGCTGGTCTTCGGCGATCCTGCTGCGTGCCGCGAGAAATCCGCGGAGCTGCGATGATCCCGGGAAGCGGCGGCGCGCCGCATCGCGCTGCACCCGCGCCACGCCTTCGGGCGGGAGGATGTCGAGCGCGAGCGGATCGTCGAGAATCAACGGATCATCGAGCACGCGATGCAGCGCGCGTCGCGCGGCAGCACCGAGCGCGGTGCGGCTGGGGCGGCCCTCGATCACGTCAGTGCGGTGTGACGGGCCGGGTCACGCGTCAGGTGGATCGAAGCGCGGCACGCCGTTCTGTCCCGGCGTGAAGACTTCGACCGACAAGGTGAAGGTGCGCTGCTCCGATGGGCGCAACGCACCGACACCGACGATCTGCCGCGCGACTTCCTCGCCGCGCTCGTTGCGAATCGAGAGGAGGACCGAGTATTCCCACGCCCCGCCATCAGCTGGATGGCGGAGCGTCCCCTCGACTCGCAGCGGTGAAAAACTTGGTGCAGCCTTCTGCTGCTGCGCGCTGGCATCGAATCGCAACCGATGCTTGCACGCTGGGCAGATGCTGGCGCTCTCGAGAATCGTGGCCCGGCAGTGCGGACAGGTCCGGGTGGTGCCCGGCGCGCCCTGACGGGTCGTGCTCATGACGCGGAGCCACTCTCCATGCGAAGCGCGGCCTTGCCACCCTTCTCTTCCCATCCGAACTCGACCTGACCGCGCATCCGCGATCCGGCCGCCACGGTGAGTGACCCGGCCTTGAGGTCGCCGTTCAGCACGCCGGAATCGAGCAGCTCGACGCGCGAGGCGGCTTCGATATTCCCCTCGAGTTCGCCGCCGATGATCACGGTGTTGGCGCGGACGCCGCCGGTCACCTTGGCGCCGACTTCGATGGTAAGATGGCCCTGCACGTTGACGTCGCCCTTGAAGCGTCCGGCGATCCGCACATGGCCGGCGCCTTCGATCTTCCCTTCCACCGTCAGGTCGGAGGCGATCAGCGATTCCTTCGCTTCGGAGTTACGGCGCGGAAGATCAAAGCTCTGCGTGGGCTCGGGGCGCGGCGGGGTGTCGAGCTTGGGCGCCGGCGTATTGGTAATCGGCACGGATTCCTTCTTGGCTGGGGTCTGTTCCTTCCAGATCGTCATGGCTCGAAGTTCCTGTGGTGGTTACACAGCGCCGCCGCGTGGAGGCGCCGCGATTGTTGGCTACGTGTGGGGGAGCGACGAAGATACCCCCGTCCGGCTACATCCGCTCGTCCGCACTCGGCCCGTAAATCGATGGTATCGGCACGTCGAGCAGCCGCAAATAGACGGTGAGCTGACCGCGGTGGTGCGCGAGGTGCGAGATGTGGTTCCGCACCACCACGCTCCGGGGCGCCGCCCAGAAAACCTGGTCCCCTCGCTTGAGCGACCAGGTCCCCGCGAAAGTCTCGTCGCTCGCCCGGGAAAGCGCCTCCCGCCCCTCGCGGACGTTGCGGTCGAACTCGTCCATCAACGCGGAGTGCGTCTGGTTGCCATACCCGGTACCTCCGCCGAGATCGAGCGAGTCGTTGGTGAGGGTCTGGGCGATCCACCCCGGCATCCAGCTCACCAGCTGGGCCAGATGGCCGAGGGAGAACGACTTGGGATGCGGCTTCCAGTCCCCCTTCTCCTCCGGGACCCGCTCGAGGAGGCGGCGAGTGGGAACCATTTCCTGGTCGAATTCGGGGAGGAGCGAGGTGCCGATGGTCATCGGAGACTCCACGTCGATGGATCGAACCGGTGGGGACGATCGCATTCCCGGACCGCGCACCAATGCGAAGCGGTTCCCGGGGCCAGTTCCAATTCTATACGTGATGACGAGTTCGCTGCACCGGGGGGTATCGGTCACAATTGCGTACTGCTGCAAGCGGGCCTAACGTTCGCGCCTCCCCCGAGTAGATGGTCCGCTCACACCGGCTGGTGGCAGGTGATCGGCGCCATTTCGCCGACCAAGAGGTGTCTCGTGATCCGGTTGCGTCATCGATTCGTTGCTGCGGGCATTGCGGCGCTCGCATTCACGTTTTCCGTTCCGCAACTCCAGGCACAATCGACGACGGCCGCCGTACCCGATCGCTATCCGGTGTCGAAGGCCGATGCGGATTTCATGCAGGGGATGATCATGCATCACGCCCAGGCGGTGGAGATGGCGCGGTGGGCGCCGACGCATGGCGCGAGTCAGGCGATCCAGACGCTCTGCGCACGGATCGCGGTGTCGCAGCGCGACGACATCTTCTTCATGCAGAACTGGCTCCGCGAACACAACTTCGCCGTGCCGGATACCAATGGTCACATGCCGATGGCGTCGATGCAGGGAATGTCCGGGATGTCGATGAGCTCCGACACGGCGCCGATGCTGATGCCGGGGATGCTCACGCCGGCGCAGATGAAGATGCTCGACGCATCGCGCGGCCCCGATTTCGACCGCCTCTTCATGACGTTCATGATCCAGCATCACAATGGTGCGCTGCAGATGGTCGATACGCTCTTCGCTTCGCCGGCCGGCGGGCAGGACGACGACATCTTCAAGTTTGCCACGGCGGTGCACGCCGACCAGACCGCGGAGATCGCCCGGATGGAAGCGATGCTCCAGGGGAAGTCGGTCACCGCCGTTGATCCATGATCCCGATTTCACTCACCACTGTTGTCCCGCTGTCCCTTAAACGGATTCGTCCATGACATCACTGCATCGAACGTCCGCGCGGTGGACCACCGCACTCCTTTCGCTCGCCGGCGTAGCGCTCTACGTCTCGGCGTGCGGTCACTCCTCGACGCAGGCATCGACCGCGCCGACACCGGCGGCGGGCTCGGGCCCGATGTCGCAGATGTCGCCGCTGCCGACGCCTGACATGTCGGCGATGGACGCGATCGCCGCGCCGTCACCCGATCCGCGCGTTGGCCTCGCACCCGGCGAATGGGACGCGGCGACGAAGACGATCACCAAGCCCGCGGCCGAGGCGATCTGGAACATGAACATGGTGTCGCACACGCCGCCGAGCCCGGCTTCGGCGGGGGCGACGCACTCCGATCTCGCCTTCGAGGGGAAGTACGTCATCCAGGGGAACTACAACGGATACGAGGTATGGGATATCTCGAATCCGAGCCACCCGACGCTCGCGACCGGGTATAGCTGCCCGGCGTCGCAGGATGATATCTCGGTGTGGGGACATCTCCTCTTCGTCTCGGCAGAAGCGACCAACTCGCGCACCGATTGCGGCACCGGCGGCGCGCCGGGCGCGGTCAACAAGGACCGCATCCGCGGCGTGCGCATCTTCGACATCACCGACATCGCGCATCCGAAGGTGATCACCGAAGTGCAGACCTGCCGCGGGTCGCACACGCACACCGTGGTGACCGACCCGAACGACAAGAACAACATCTACATCTACATCTCGGGAACGTCGGGCGTGCGCCCGGCGGCGGAGCTGGCGCGCTGCATCCCTGATCCGCGCGATCCGAACACCGCGCTCTTCAACATCGAAGTGATCAAGGTGCCGTTGGCGCACCCCGAGCAGGCGGCGGTGGTGAGTCACGCGCGCATCTTCCAGGATGCAGCGACCGGTGGTGATCTCGTCAACCGGATCGGCTCGCATGGCGCACCGGCGTCGGATGTCGGCGCGGCAGCTGGTGGACGTGGTCGGGGTGCAGGTGCCGGCGCGGGTGCCGCACCGACGGTGTTCGTCCGTCCGGCTCCCGGCAACATGACCGGCGCAATCGCCGAGATTGCTCCCGGCGTCACCGATGATGCGCGTCAGAAGACCGCTGACTCACTGACCGCCGCGGGCTACTTCGCGCTCAACCGTGGTGGCTTCGGCGGCCGCGGTGGTGCTGGTCGCGGTGGCCGCGGTGGTGGTCGCGGCAACGTGCCGGCGACGCACGACGACTCGCTGACGATCTGGAGCGAGTACGCGCTGTCGAAGGTGACGCCGCTCACTGCGACGTCGAGCAAGGCCGATTCGATGAAGTGGTCGAAGTCGACCGACTCGCTCCGCGCACTCGGCTACGCCAACATTCCGTTCCCGCCGACGCCGCGCGGCACGCTGACCCAGTGCCACGACATCACGGTGTATCCGAGCGTCGGCCTCGCCGGCGGCGCCTGCGCCGGGATGGGCCTGCTCCTCGACATTCACGATCCGGCGAACCCGCGCCGCATCGATGCCGTCGCCGACACCAACTTCTCGTTCTGGCACTCGGCAACGTTCAGCAACGACGGGTCGAAGGTCCTCTTCTCCGATGAGTGGGGTGGCGGCGGGCGTGCCTACTGCCGCGCCACCGACCCGAAGAACTGGGGCGGCGACGCGATGTTCGACATCGTCAAGGGGAAGATGGTCTTCGAGGGGTACTACAAGATGCCCGCGGCGCAGACGCAGGCGGAAAACTGCGTGGCGCACAACGGCTCGCTGATTCCGGTCCCCGGGCGCACCGTCATGGTGCAGTCGTGGTACCAGGGCGGGATCTCGGTGTTCGACTGGACCGATCCGACGCACCCGAAGGAGATCGCCTTCTTCGATCGCGGCCCGCTCGATGTCCCGGCGAACAATGGGACGAGCGACGCAGGCTTCTGGTCGTCGTACTGGTACAACGGCTACATCGTCGGGTCGGAGATTCAGCGCGGCATGGACATCTTCGAGCTGAAGCCGAGCCCGTATCTCTCGCAGAACGAGATCGACGCGGCGAAACTGGTGAAGTTCGACTGGCTCAACGTGCAGGATCAGCCGCACTTCGTCTGGCCGGCGAACATCGCGGTGCCGCGCGCCTACCTCGACCAGCTGGTTCGCTGGAACGGGATCTCCGGCTCGCGTGCCGCGGCGATCAAGACCGAACTCGATGCGGCGGACGCCATGTCGGGCGGGGCCAAGAAGGCCGCCTTCAGCAAGCTCGCCGGTGAGCTCAACGGCGATGCCGCGAGTGCCAAGGATGGCGCCCGGGTCCGCGCGATGGCTGCGTCGGTGACGCAACTCGCCAACGCGAGCTGAACGGCAGCAGCACTGTAGTAGCGGGTGATAGAGCGAATGGCCGCCAGCAATGGCGGCCATTCGTGCGTTCGGGGCCTTCGCCACTCCGCTTCAGTGGTGATGCAATTAGCGTCCTCGAACAGCGAGACCGACCATGTAGCCGAGAAACGCACCGATCGCCGCGAGCAGGAGTATGCCCCCGCCCCCGAAAGGACCACTGTCACGATCGTGGAAAGTGACGTAGCCGATCGCGGGCAGTGCGACCGCACCGATCGCCGCCCCAATGGCCGGCGCATTCGAAGCGTGGCGAGCGTCGACATCCGGGTGTCGAGGAACCGCCGGAACTCCCTCGAGGCGCGCGGCCGCTCGGAGCTGCCAGTCATATCGACCGGGCGATGGAACTGACTGCGCTCCTGCCCTGGCGCCGATCAGCGTGAACGCTGCGATCGTAAACGAACGTCTGAGATAGATGTGCATCAGCCAATCGCGTCGAGAGGACTCAGTAGATCCCCGGAATGAACCGCGCCACGCGCGATGAATACTCGCGGTACTGATCGCCGAACGCTTCGGTGAGCACTGTCTCTTCCGCCCGTGCCCGGATGTCGGCGCCGAGAAGCATGAGGACCACGGCGACCCACATGATCGTGGTGGGAATCCAGATCGCAGAGCCCAGGGCGAGGAGATCGAGACCGGCGTAGATCGGATGGCGCACCAGGGCGAACGGTCCGCCGGTGGCGAGCTCGTGATCGCTCTCGATCCGTGCCTGGAAGCGCCACGACCGGAAGTGAAGGAGCGCCCAGCACATCAGCCGCGCGCCGACCGCTATCACCAGTGCACCGACCACCTGTTGCCCGGTAAACCAGTGCGGCACGCCGGTGCCGAAGACCGCG encodes:
- a CDS encoding alkaline phosphatase family protein, which codes for MLILHILLQVASIPQNGIQAAAGPQRGVADPGVIATNQRITPAGAETVFQGRVTGLRFARNSSEIVVAVGSDVYRMAWVDNRVADHWKISGRTGIYGIAADTAANRFLLSSVGRVPAGAHPLAGTAANAGSIAQLTAIGADGLHPLGGFGHDMAGSPAVAAGAGAGGVRVAVLPLTADDQLAVVNAASGAPIRTVALGVAPLGAVIADDGATGWVTELAGKQPQGTEMSAKQCCEARAEAVRIDPRGIAMAGTVARVDLRTGEVSSRITVGRHPTDIVWDQRRDRIYVTDGNSDEISVIDSRGDSLLGSIVVAPFRSRAAGLAPTALALSPDGATLYVALGGVNAVAIYDVAVAPRGASLRGMIPTAWYPSTLDASGDGKYLAIGTLLGVGSGTGANAGMTGRYVHAVRGAVNVVPVPTRGQLAAFTVAVSQNNRLPLASGAGAAAARANVAARAVPERPGEPSLIHHVVYIIRENRTYDQILGDLPRGDNDSQFVMYGRSVTPNAHALSEQFVTLDRFFAEGGNSADGHQWLTQANETEYTLWPLYEGRSYPYDGSDPLAYSNGGFIWDDAISKGKSVEVFGEFAPEPRDQSAGPVRSALLAQYHTGGEVRLDPPFHTTSPIPSLDHILVRDFPSWTLAVPDVVRAQMFKRSLAQWEAGDSMPNLVLLQLPSDHTAGTGAGDCTPKACVADNDLAVGQVVDALSHSGFWKDMAIFVVEDDAQNGVDHVDGHRTVALAISPYTRRGAVDSTFYNHPSLLKTIELMLGLPALSIFDLAATDLGDAFITPKEKPDLHPYTAIEPAQSIYEVNPAPARLHGAQRQAALASAKMRFDIPDAAPTAKLNRILWQDARGWGAKYPATRASLFFPMTVDVPDKDRDGDDH
- a CDS encoding DinB family protein gives rise to the protein MTIGTSLLPEFDQEMVPTRRLLERVPEEKGDWKPHPKSFSLGHLAQLVSWMPGWIAQTLTNDSLDLGGGTGYGNQTHSALMDEFDRNVREGREALSRASDETFAGTWSLKRGDQVFWAAPRSVVVRNHISHLAHHRGQLTVYLRLLDVPIPSIYGPSADERM
- a CDS encoding isoprenylcysteine carboxylmethyltransferase family protein, with the translated sequence MVTVRITLDIAIYAVHGAFWAAFGITRSLSRSTEPDPAAAAEPTTSEPATAQPAAAVPTTARFSRLLVAIHAIGFFVMYMGIGSAVFGTGVPHWFTGQQVVGALVIAVGARLMCWALLHFRSWRFQARIESDHELATGGPFALVRHPIYAGLDLLALGSAIWIPTTIMWVAVVLMLLGADIRARAEETVLTEAFGDQYREYSSRVARFIPGIY
- a CDS encoding DUF305 domain-containing protein; the encoded protein is MIRLRHRFVAAGIAALAFTFSVPQLQAQSTTAAVPDRYPVSKADADFMQGMIMHHAQAVEMARWAPTHGASQAIQTLCARIAVSQRDDIFFMQNWLREHNFAVPDTNGHMPMASMQGMSGMSMSSDTAPMLMPGMLTPAQMKMLDASRGPDFDRLFMTFMIQHHNGALQMVDTLFASPAGGQDDDIFKFATAVHADQTAEIARMEAMLQGKSVTAVDP
- a CDS encoding polymer-forming cytoskeletal protein, which produces MTIWKEQTPAKKESVPITNTPAPKLDTPPRPEPTQSFDLPRRNSEAKESLIASDLTVEGKIEGAGHVRIAGRFKGDVNVQGHLTIEVGAKVTGGVRANTVIIGGELEGNIEAASRVELLDSGVLNGDLKAGSLTVAAGSRMRGQVEFGWEEKGGKAALRMESGSAS
- a CDS encoding class I SAM-dependent methyltransferase, with the translated sequence MIEGRPSRTALGAAARRALHRVLDDPLILDDPLALDILPPEGVARVQRDAARRRFPGSSQLRGFLAARSRIAEDQLALGVARGVDQYVILGAGLDTFAYRSHDRFPSLRVFEVDYPATQIWKRERLAAASITIPPSVTYVPIDFTTDKLIASLVAAGFALDRPACFTWLGVTMYLHESEVIATLTDIAGCAPGTSVVFDYMISDRHLSLLVKWFVGRSARRVARHGEPWIARFEPEELAATLHRIGFSTVIDLGPDEIHQRLFANRTDGLRNGPVGHVLIAETGPAATP